AAAGGACTAAAAAGCCCCCTGGCCTCCACACACATGACGTGGGccaatgatgttttagtagtagcacatgtcaggggggtgcaactacagctaatgccactattgtatggattaaatgtttttgtagtggattatctaagaagcatattcattgcagttaCATTaactaccaattactaattaaaatGTATGGGCATTCGCTGCGGTTGTGTCACCAGACATCTGAGCCCCCAAAAAACGCCATTGACCcacatacacataaaaaaatcCATGCAAGAGAAGCTGCGTATTCGTTTCACTCTCCAAGCGAGCCGGATGACGGGTCGGCATTGGCAAGGATCCAGACAGTGTAGTTCTGCCCTTTCCTGGACAGGAGTATTTATGGGCGAAGGTGCCCTTGCAGTTCACCCCCTCTCTCGATAGGATTTATgggcaaagacagacagacgcccTTGCCACAGTGGCTGCCCGGGCATGTGGGTCCAAGAGATGAGAGTGCCTGTATCCAGGACTccagttgtagggggatgaggggggatgctaTCCCCTCCaacaacaatgaaaatggtctaaaatcatccccctcaatgaaaatggtctaaaatcatccccctcaatgaaaatggtctaaaatcatcgcCCTCAATGataatggtctaaaatcatccccctcaatgaaaatggtctaaaatcatcgcCCTCAATGataatggtctaaaatcatcgcCCTCTAAAACAGGCACCCCTTCTTCACAtactgtgttaaaattgcactggtaacactttagaataatggatgcaaaaaagcattataaagactaaataaataattaactattgatgaacaaaacattaacaaacgtttgtaaatgattaggaaatgtaaacaaatgcttgtaaatgactaggaaatgttatgttaatatttcatatttatcaaacatttacaagttgcttgtaaatgaataaaatagtctgttataaggtgtgtaaaatcttgaatatatcatttgtagattttttataaagcattaataaagcttagttaataataaaaacatttgttaatgttttattcatcattagttaattatttactgagtctttactaaggaacattattataaagtgttaccattgcaCTTTTAGCAACTATGTTTTCAACATTTTCTCGGAGGAGAAAtccccgaacccccaataatcagaatcaatctctgaccatctttgattttacaactcgaccactgcctGTATCTGTAGATAGATACCTGTATGCATTGTAgatattttttgttctgttttgatcAATTAGTGCTtctgctccacatgcatggcacatgtgcaatagACTTATGATGTTACGTGTATGTCATGTCGTGAATGAGTCTTACTCAGGGATGCAAAATACATTTCAGAGAAAACTGTAGAGAGTGATGGGGatcaggagatggagagagtagaATAGGAGAGATGGCAAGAAAACGAacgcaagagagatggagagatggagagatggagagggaggatgagaacgcaagagagatggagagatggagagggaggatgagagcgaaagagagatggagagatggagagatggagagatggagagggaggatgagagcgaaagagaggatgagagcgaaagagaggctGTGAGCTGTGAACATGAATGCCTGCGCATGACGGGGTGTGAAAGGGTGTGACGAGGTGTGTGAGAGACGGTGTAAAagaaatagagtgtgtgtgtgtgtgtgtgtgtgtgtgtgtgtgtgtgtgtgtgtgtgtggtgtgtgtggtgtgtgtgtgtgtgtgtgtgtgtgtgtgtgtgtgtgtgtgtgtgtgtgagagagagagagagagacaaagacagggtGTGAGAGCGTGACCAGGTGTATGTGATGGAAAGTAAAAGgaagaaatagtgtgtgtgtgtgtgtgtgtgtgtgtgtgtgtgtgtgtgtgtgtgtgtgtgtgtgtgtgtgtgtgtgtgtgtgtgtgtgtgtgtgtgtgtgtgtgtgtgtgtgtgtgtgtgtgaatgtgtgcgtgtgtgtgtgtgtgtgtgagagagagagagagcgagcgtgactaggtgtgtgtatgtgggagtaaaagcaagaaattgtgtgtgtgtgtgtgtgtgtgtgtgtgtgaatgtgtgtgtgtgtgtgtgtgtgtgtgaatgtgtgtgtgtgtatgggacaaGGTGTGAATGTGATGGACAGTTTTCCTTCTCACCTGCTGGTGGAGCTGTGTGGTGATGGGGGAAGGCGGGGGGCTCTCAGAGGCGTCTCTGGACCAACgcgtacctgcacacacacacacacacacacacacacacacagacacagacacagacacacacgcacacgcacacgcacgcacacacgcacgcacgcacgcagacacacacgcagacacacgcgcagacacacgcgcagacacacgcgcagacacacgcgcagacacacacacacacgcttcgtGACTTGGACTGATAGCGAAGGATCAATATACATAAACAAATAACCTGGTGTAAATATACACAACACGCAAACTCATTACAACtccctgacacatgcacacaaccaaacacgccctgatgacgtgtgtgtgtgtgtgtgtgtgtgtgtgtgtgtatactacaaacacacacacatacacctgattAATTTGCTTTGCCTGAAGTGTATGTAGACTTCACACTAAGAGTTTAAACTGGGCCGAAGCCCTCTGGAGCATGGCTCCTCTGCaatctcgctcgctcactcactcactcactcgctcacccgCTCACCCGCTCACCCGCTCACccgctcacccactcacccactcacccactcacccactcacccactcacaccctcacacactcacacactcacacactcacacactcacaccctcacacactcacacacacgtgtgtgttacCTTGCCCTGCCGCAGGTGTGTGTACAGCTCGGTGAGGGCTCGTATGCGGTACTCCAGTTCCGACACCTGGGCCTGTAGCCACACCCATCGGCTGCCTAGCCGCGCCCTCTCCTGGCCCCAGTGCAGCTCTGCAGCCCgcctcctgaaacacacacacacacacacacacacacacacacacacacacacacacacacacacacacacacacacacacacacacacacacacacacacacacacacacgcacacacacacattattatttgtatcttgtcttcctgttatgtgttgtaAGGATagccaggtggcactcaatttcccctttGAGCACTAATAAagtctatctcacacacacactcgctctcacacacacgctctcacacacacacacgtcatgtgtTTATTTTCTCAACAAAACTTAAAActcaattttgtgtgtgtctgtgtgtgtgtgcgtgttgcagtatgatatatagcctacttcatctaaAATCATTccagattactgtgtgtgtgtgtgtgtgtatgtgtgtgtgtgtgtgtgtgtgtgtgtgtgtgtgtgtgtgtgtgtgtgtgtgtgtgtgtgtgtgtgtgtgtgtgtgtgttctagcgcTTACAAAGGCAGGCTACTAAATATTCCATTTTAAATGTCAGTGATTATTATGCCTTTTAGCTTAGGCCATATCTGTGTTTGTACAGGCAtcctgccttgtgtgtgtgtgtgtgtgtgtgtgtgtgtgtgtgtgtgtgtgtgtgtgtgtgtgtgtgtgtgtgtgtgtgtgtgtgtgtgtgtgtgtgtgtgtgtgtgtgctcatgtgtgcgtgtgtattgtttCAGGGAACGAAATGTCTGACATGACAGGTGGAGAGTTGCGGGGACAAAAATTGAGGTCTCGTCAAATGGTGTTTGCTTCTTGGATTGGTGAAGTTCTGGCAGATGAAGCAGTTGCCTCAGATGCATCACCACTGACCAAATTTCCTTTGCAATAGTATGCTATTGTTATCCAGCCTGActaccatcgactttcaaatctctgttcgagacttggtctgaccccgTGCATAATGATTAACGTTTGCCAAACGGCTTAACCCgcatcccttggtttgctactggtcgaggccagaaaaggctgcgccgaagtttaaaccaaacattttgttAGTCCCAATacaacatctctgcttaaaccacatcactgccttgaacacacctatACCCAGGGCAGCTTGAGCTGCTCAAAgctgattggttcccgacaaagtgggcgtAGTTCCCAATTTTTTTGGAAACTCAGAAACGATATGTATATTGCTCTGATTATATtgccctgactagaagcaacgccgaaggtctTGCGTCACTactaggagggcatagcctggctatAACAGTTATCATTATTGGCAGCTGTGCCTGTATGAACCACATTAACAGCGATAGGTGCATCCAGTTACCCAGGTGCACGTCTTGGGCGTTactgtagaacagtggttctctaatttttttgaacaaacgccccctggacctccctGGTTTATATCCTAATGATGGGAGCAAATGGGAGgtccacagaaagagagaaacagaattcaaaaggcgtgtgtgtgtgtgtgtgtgtgtgtgtgtgtgtgtgtgtgtgtgtgtgtgtgtgtgtgtgtgtgtgtgtgtgtaatactcatATTGTCATACATCATATTATACTGTTGGCTAATGGGAGGTCCACAGAAAGAGGGAGCCTGAattcaaatgtgtgtgcatgtgtgtgtgtatgtgtgtgtgtgtgtgtgtgtgtgcctgcgtggacCACAGCAgatccacatacactcactcTGCTTTGAGTGACCTCATGTATGTCGAGGCCGAGGCTCCTCTCCTCATCGcccccctcatcatcatcatcatcatctccacctcctcctccccgtcctcctcctcttcctcgctgcTTCCCCCGGAGCTGCTGGCCGTGTGGTCCGAGTCGAGTGCGCCCCCTGCTGCTGAGAGCACCTCGGTGCAGCTGTAGGCCAGGCGACTGAGCTCTCTCCTAGAGCTATGGTTCAGCACCACGGGCCCCACTccagctgctgatgctgatgctgaagctgatgctgatgctgacgccgcggaggaggaggaggagcaggaggagctctTACGGTCCCGGTACCTGGGGGACGGACAACCGTGATGAGTTAGGATTGCCAAAGTAATAATAACAATTGTAAAAAcgaaggagatacgcactccgcgcttctaaattgactatccggtgcaaccagagcaggaataagtgcaaagggaaaagaatctggtgccacacggatgtctattagtcctcgaggactctgatgaagacgcatgtcgaaacgttagtcttactgcactgaaaaaataaataacagaaaatagacatccgtgtggcagcagattattttccctttgcactaataataataataattattattatcctAATTCCCCTCCTCGTCGACCTGTGCTTGCAGCCTCGTAGCCTTCGCTGACGGCCCGCCTCcacggagaaaacaataaagtttcacctttttcagcctattgcccattcaacatcctgattgcaaaatAAGAATATGTCCTTAGAATtatgcttttgcgagatattaaatTAAAATCATCAATAGTCGACccggacagtcatgggtaagtggttaggacatcagacttgtagccccaaaggttgccggttcgcctcccgacccgccaggttggtggggggagtaatctaccagtgctctctcccatcctcctccatgactgaggtaccctgagaggacggtactgtcccgccgcacatctccctttcgggcgccattgggggctgcccccttgcacgggtgaggaagAAATGAAATTTCGTTCTGTGCAGTctgcacttttgtgctgtggagtgctgcgtcacaatgacaatgggagttggagttccccaatTGGGCTTTTCAATTTCAGGCCTAGCTGTCCAACTGGAGAGGCtgagtgatgagtgtgtgtgcttggcttgGCAGGAGATGTGTGTCATCCAGTCAGTCCTGTAGACTCATTAACCTGCCCGGGCTTCAAAGCGTGTGCTGTGCCAAGCCATTTCTTAACTTGCTGTTGCTGCTACGCTAACTAGTGGCCCTGCGTGATCCCTGTAGCTGCGAAGGTTGAATAGtgtaattctttttttattttttttatttaaaaatatatattgggggggggggtatttaaaGCGTGTGCTGTGCTAAGCTATTTCTTAACTTGCTGTTGCTGCTACGCTAACTAGTGGGCCTGCGTGATCCCTGTAGCTGCTGGTTGACATGTCTTGCTAGGGTTGAAtagtgtaattattattatttatttatttttaatttgggGGGAATTTCGGCCTTTATTTTTATGACAGggcagttaaaggggtatgccactattttggggcttaatacagttaaaatcattggctggggtttataaaggtggtaaagtgtcttatttttcatgttaagtgttgtcttgctgtaagacaagttaaaagaggcaatatgtcgctaagctagtgaaagtcaatgtatccgtgtagcattgtagcatgctacacggatacattgactctcactagcttagcgacatattccctcttttaacttgtcttaaagcaagacaccggcttacatgaaaaataagacactttaccacctttataaaccccagccaacgattttaactgtattaagccccaaaatagtggcatacccctttaagagtggGACAAGAAACGAGTTGTAAGAGAGAGACGGTGGGAAAGAGCCGGCAAAGGACTTTggacggaatcgaacccgggtcagccgcgtagcagtcgagtgccctaccgttagagctacGGTAGGGCCAGCATAGTGGAATTCAGTGTAAGTAATGTAATGAGTCGGTATTAGTACCTGGGGGTACCACTGGTTGCCCTGCGTAGTCCCTGGAGCTACTGACAGATGTGTTTTTCTACTGTAGTATAATGTGTAATGTAGTTTAACatactgtaatgtagtgtattaGTACCTGGtactgtaatgcagtgtaatatattgtaatgtgTTGGTATTAGTACCTGGTGTTTCCACTGGTGGCTCTGCGTAGTCCCTGCAGCTGTTGACAGACGTGTCTCtctaatgtagtataatgtaatgcagtaGTATCTTAGTACCTGGTGTTTCCACTGGTGGCCCTGCGTAGTCCCTGGAGCTGCTGACACACGTGTCTctctaatgtagtgtaatgtaatgcagtgtaggtATTAGTACAGTACCTGGTGTTTCCACTGGTGGCCCTCTGTAGTCCCTGGAGCTGCTGACAGACGTGTCTCTCCACCTGCTTCACCTGAACGGCCTGTAGCCTCCGCAGCACCTGCTCCGAACGCCTCTCCAGCTCCGCCTGCCGACGACACGCCTCCCCCGACGCCACCTCCACCTCaagaaggtcaaaggtcaacagtAAGAGTCAGGGTCAACTTCATTGTCAACATGGGCAAGACATAAAAAGGAAATCACACAGCAAAGTAAGGCCCCCGGACACACTATGGTGGACTCGTATGAAAACACAACATTTTGTATAATACTCATCCCACATACATTAACCCAtcttagcctaagccctttttgggaaaaggtgccctctccctattaaaacctaaatatctcggcctccgaagcaaacaaaaacatgaaataagttgcatgtgaaagctagaaccttcattttgcactagaatgtgttcattcagctccaatctacccacattttaaataaaacagctcaaatcccaAGAACcataatgcagcgtatatgtcactccaggacacaatgggttaatttaaTGAACACCAAAAATGCTATTGCTATTTGAAAGCAGCAGCTGAAGAGTATAAATCTGAAAATCCTGCCTGTACTAATAGCAGAACATTCCGAAAATTATTTAAAAACAATAGTGTGGACACAGATATTTTTACCAACAGATATGCTTAGTTATATTTATCCAGATTCATGTCTGGATGGCCTAAGAGCCGGTGTTCTATGGCTAAAGGAAAAGTGGAATTTGGAGTGTGGCGGGATGTTCCTCCTTTTTGTCATTAGTGGTCAGTCAGTGGTGTAAGGATTTCGGAGCCAAGAAGGTCTGACAGCCTAAGGATTGCAGTTCTTAAAATGTATTGGAGTCATCTTTATTAGCAAATTACTTCACATATGCTTGTACGTGTGATAGAACACGACCTAATGGCTCAACTGTtgatctaaggcagtgtttcccaacctttttttgtctcgcgtaccccctaagcctcttagttgtgccatgagtaccccctaattcatgttctatatcgctttctctctcctgatgtgactgctccatacatttgttataataataacattttcccaagtaccccctgcagtgtgctcgcgtacccctagtggtacacgtacccctaatGGCTCAACTGTTGAtctaagggttgcaggttcgaggccCACCCCTTCACCATCAAGAAGAGTGTAGGTGGCCTTGGGGTCTGTGTGGGTGGTCTAACCCCTAACTCTTCACCCACGGATgcaagtgcccttgagccaggcaCATAACCCCCGACTACTCCAGCCAGGAATGTTCCTAATATCCTGTACCTAAacaactaagtcgctttggataaaggtgtCAATTAAATCTAATGTTAATGCCATTTAAAAGATACAAAGACACCAAAATGAGACCATACAGGACAAAATACTGTCATGCAAGCCAGGAAAGGACAGCATTCATGTGCACAAACAGAACAAATAATATTATTACTATATTATTATAATTTCATATAAGTTATTTAGAATCAATTATTTTTACCCGCCTGATCAAAACTGTGTGTCTGCAAACTACAACCAAATCATCCCTCACCAGACATCAACCCGGCCCTCAATCACCGCCTCCATCCTCACCTGATGGTCTGCATCCCCAGCCCCCACACCTGGTCTGTCAGCATCTGAGAGGCTGGGTACCACTGGAGGCTGAGAGGGGCTTGCTGCTGCTCCATCAGttgaaccaccaccacccccatcatcctcctcctccttcaccccgCTATGCTCGCCAAGGTTCCCCGCCTGAGGAGTGCGCTTGCTGGGCAGGGCTGTGTCTGGAGGGCTCGGTGAGCTGGAGGAGGacgtgatgctgctgctgctgctgctgctgctgctactactgctgctgctgctgctgctgctactcccGTTCAGACCGCAGCATCGCCCTTCAGTCCCGGTCCCGTGACCGTTGTGGTACCCAGCGGAGGAAGTGCTGGCCAGGTACGAGCGCACACGGTAGAGTCTCACGCGCCCTTTGGCGGTGTGGCGCGTGTGTGCCACCATgtcgccactgctgctgctgctgatgctgtttaCATTCCCTGCATCATCAGCATCGGCAGTGTCACCTGCTGCTCCACGCGCTCTCGAACTGGATTTACGAGACCCAGTTGAGCACGAGCGACTGAGCGCACagtccccctccaccaccaccgaatCATCATCCTCCCCCCGACCTGCTGCCCGTAGGAGGCTCCGTTGGCCGTCGCCCTCACTCCCATCCTCATGCGTAAAAggagaaccaccaccaccaccaccgggacCCAGCTCCTGCTCCTGGTGTGTCCGTGTTCTCCCCCTCCGCATCCTCCTCGCCCTCGCTCTGTCCGTAGTGTCGCAGTCCGCAGCCCTGCCCGTGCCTGTACCCGCATAGCACACGCGTTTGGAGGGGCCGCGGCCGTAGCTGCTGCTAGAACTACATCCACGGCGCTTGCTGTTGCTGTTCGCCGAATCGGCGttttggtggtgctggtggtggccaCACCTTGCAGCGCCAGTGGCCGAAAGGAGTAGAGCTCCGTTTCCGCCGCCCTTGTCCCGACTCTGGTGGTTCCGACTCTGTCCTTTGCAGTTCCTCCTCCCGGTGACCGAGGCTTGCGGTTTGCTGGCTCTGCCATACTGCTGCTGTCCTCTCGCAGACGCCAGAGAGTCCATACAAGAAGTCTGCTTTCGTTCGCCCCCGCCTTGCCTAGTGCACCCCTCGGCTTCCTGATCAATATTGACGCCGTTATCTTTCTCttctcgtggtggtggtggtggtgatccgTGGCTTTGTCTACCGACCACCGCACTACCACCAGGCTGCCTGCGCTGCCTACACGCACCAGCTCGGTCGGGCGTGATAATGCCTCCGTTCACAAAGAGGCATGCGCTGCTGTtagtgctactgctgctgttattCCGTTTTCGCCTCGCCGTACCCAGTCCCGGTTCTGCGCCGAGGCAGCAGGGAACAGAGTCGGGATCCACGTCTcggtctctgtcccactcgctgtTGTTGGTCTGGGCCTCCGTTTCAACTCGGCTACGCGCCTGCTGGCCATAGCGGCGATCCGTAGGGCTTGCGTTGGAAGTAGCGGTGAATCCCCCGTCACCGTTCACCAGCTCTCCCCAGCCACCTCCCCCTACACATCGGCTGCCATTCTGCAGACGCCCGGCCCTGGCCCTGCCAGCAGCACCCACCCCCGCGGTAGCTGCTGCCCCCCCAGCCGCGCTAACGCTCATTTTGGGCCGACTGAAGTAGTAGTACATCGCCGTGTCCTTGGCATGGCCTGGCGAGGAGCCTGCGGCAACGATGGCGACGATTTTTTGCCTCCTTCCCTTTTTAATCTTTAATTAAATGAAGTATTTTTGAGCGGCCGATCGGAGGAGGGGGGGTTCCCTTTTATGTCCGTCTCGTCtagctctctctgcctctcccttccttcttctAGCCGTCAGCAGCAGTTCTCTGGTTCCCTCGCCAGTGCGCATGAGCCGCGACTAGCCCAACCTTCTTCTCCAGGGCTGAGGGCATTTTGAGTTGATTGCCAAACATGAAAGGCTCTGGGTTTCTAGGACAAGCCAGAGTGGTGGTGGGGCAAGCCTGTCGGCCAACAGAAGAGCCCTAACCGATGGTATTTTTCTCCATCAGTTCAGCTTAATTTGATCCCCTGGCTGTTATCATTATATAATATAATCTGACTTTGAGTGCTTGGATGGTTTCAATGGCAATGGTAGACAAATAATTAAAAAGTATAattaatatgaaataaaatacaaagtTAATTCATGTAATCATGTAATTTAATCAACTATAATTGCTAAATTCACTGAAGTGGATTTGAACTGAATGTAAAAAGCATTTTACATCCTCCACACAAGCACAGTGGGTTGTAG
The Engraulis encrasicolus isolate BLACKSEA-1 chromosome 20, IST_EnEncr_1.0, whole genome shotgun sequence genome window above contains:
- the LOC134436706 gene encoding pneumococcal serine-rich repeat protein, translating into MYYYFSRPKMSVSAAGGAAATAGVGAAGRARAGRLQNGSRCVGGGGWGELVNGDGGFTATSNASPTDRRYGQQARSRVETEAQTNNSEWDRDRDVDPDSVPCCLGAEPGLGTARRKRNNSSSSTNSSACLFVNGGIITPDRAGACRQRRQPGGSAVVGRQSHGSPPPPPREEKDNGVNIDQEAEGCTRQGGGERKQTSCMDSLASARGQQQYGRASKPQASVTGRRNCKGQSRNHQSRDKGGGNGALLLSATGAARCGHHQHHQNADSANSNSKRRGCSSSSSYGRGPSKRVCYAGTGTGRAADCDTTDRARARRMRRGRTRTHQEQELGPGGGGGGSPFTHEDGSEGDGQRSLLRAAGRGEDDDSVVVEGDCALSRSCSTGSRKSSSRARGAAGDTADADDAGNVNSISSSSSGDMVAHTRHTAKGRVRLYRVRSYLASTSSAGYHNGHGTGTEGRCCGLNGSSSSSSSSSSSSSSSSSSSITSSSSSPSPPDTALPSKRTPQAGNLGEHSGVKEEEDDGGGGGSTDGAAASPSQPPVVPSLSDADRPGVGAGDADHQVEVASGEACRRQAELERRSEQVLRRLQAVQVKQVERHVCQQLQGLQRATSGNTRYRDRKSSSCSSSSSAASASASASASASAAGVGPVVLNHSSRRELSRLAYSCTEVLSAAGGALDSDHTASSSGGSSEEEEEDGEEEVEMMMMMMRGAMRRGASASTYMRSLKAERRAAELHWGQERARLGSRWVWLQAQVSELEYRIRALTELYTHLRQGKVRVGPETPLRAPRLPPSPHSSTSRSPCAGEPLRKSRAEDPAPLPLPPPASAARVCPLPRLRRHKLLRLDTLPALQTKVVSVPCACDGSVVCVLCAGVPPHPPPGTRVCVEQTPSPSRLDLCVHPVLTLPSDIPLALQCRTSPLVGGSHNALRRAGVSATPPVLGSRRGQGGPRTGRVRRRLMCPRPPHALPPLQHAIGGGGGRNHRCVIGPGMLSPRITDLPPLSTTPPAPGSTNQPLRRRRGESSFDIDNLVMPMGLAGLGARVQKIQYKEIITPSWRELGEESGSPQASPNSAHSHTHQEELQEEQEPDEVEDMSDGAFLSRHALYEGKERGRWRNWAHRRRRGRSSGFPGEGRWSSRLLEGLPASPDARHGLTFDGESTPASPLTSTSTSTSTDPDEASLYQAEEEYQVRLPWERRTFPLLELELAALQGEEEEEEEEEEEEGGCEGSGRSHSTDSGISMGSLELSLSPRTPQPAPPPPPPPLTLTHPVPVAAATSSTQDSSQPLFARPPISPSQ